The following are from one region of the Oryzias melastigma strain HK-1 linkage group LG22, ASM292280v2, whole genome shotgun sequence genome:
- the med6 gene encoding mediator of RNA polymerase II transcription subunit 6 has protein sequence MASVDFRDNLLGISWVDSSWVPILNPGNVLDYFSERSNPFYERSCNNEVVKMQRLSLEHLNQMVGVEYILLHAQEPILYIIRKQQRQSPTQVVPLADFYIIAGVVYQAPDLGTVISSRVLSAVHGIQSAFDEAMSYCRYHPSKGYWWHFKDQDEREKAKPKSKKKEELSSLFQRHRVDTLLMDLRSKFPPTFYQPKPGDKPIPVEVKKEPEAPAEAVKQEEREPAAKTAAPAPSSKPPPEKRARLQ, from the exons ATGGCGTCGGTGGATTTCAGAG ACAACCTTCTGGGGATCTCCTGGGTCGACAGTAGCTGGGTCCCGATCCTCAACCCCGGGAATGTTCTGGACTACTTTTCTGAGAGGAGTAACCCGTTCTACGAGCGAAGCTGCAATAATGAGGTGGTGAAGATGCAGCGACTGTCACTGGAGCATCTGAA TCAGATGGTGGGAGTCGAGTACATCCTCCTTCACGCTCAGGAGCCCATTCTCTACATAATCCGCAAACAACAGAGACAGTCTCCGACACAAG TGGTACCACTGGCTGATTTCTACATCATAGCTGGAGTTGTTTATCAGGCTCCTGATCTGGGAACGGTCATCAGCTCCAGAGTG CTGTCTGCTGTCCATGGAATCCAGTCTGCGTTTGATGAGGCCATGTCGTACTGCCGCTATCATCCGTCCAAGGGATACTGGTGGCACTTTAAAGACCAAGACGAGAGAG AAAAAGCCAAACCAAAGTCCAAGAAAAAAGAGGAGCTGAGTTCTTTGTTTCAGAGGCACCGCGTGGACACTCTCCTGATGGACCTCAGGTCCAAATTTCCACCAACTTTCTACCAG CCCAAGCCTGGAGACAAACCCATTCCAG tcGAGGTGAAGAAGGAGCCTGAAGCTCCGGCAGAAGCTGTGAAGCAGGAGGAGAGGGAGCCGGCTGCCAAGACCGCAGCCCCCGCTCCTTCAAGTAAACCCCCTCCAGAGAAGAGAGCCAGGCTCCAGTGA
- the LOC112148574 gene encoding tetratricopeptide repeat protein 9A: MSNTSVIKAGHEGRADGGGSPRLPPRAQPPSGGGRTKDGRYQHQNQQQLQLQHQLQQQRHHGGAMLKQPSHNEPADVVRRALDFKSQGTQCYKDKKYREAIGKYHRALLEIKGLCRVLGDPDAGSNPPTSFLPTISRSSPLTDEQKGAMENAELECYNSLAACLLQMELVNYERVKEYCLKVLLKEGKNFKALYRSGVAYYHLGDFQKALHYLKESHKQEPSDTNVIRYIQLTEMKIRRNAQREKKEAA, translated from the exons ATGTCGAACACGAGCGTGATCAAAGCCGGGCACGAGGGCAGGGCGGACGGAGGCGGCTCCCCGAGGCTCCCGCCGCGCGCGCAGCCCCCCAGCGGCGGCGGCCGGACCAAAGACGGCCGGTACCAGcaccagaaccagcagcagctccagcttcagcaccagctccagcagcagagGCATCATGGAGGGGCGATGCTGAAGCAGCCATCCCACAACGAGCCGGCCGACGTGGTCCGGCGCGCGCTGGACTTCAAGAGCCAGGGCACGCAGTGCTACAAGGATAAGAAGTACCGGGAGGCGATCGGGAAGTACCACCGCGCGCTGCTGGAGATCAAGGGGCTGTGCCGGGTTCTGGGGGACCCGGACGCGGGCTCCAACCCGCCGACGTCCTTCCTGCCGACCATCAGCAGGTCCAGCCCGCTGACGGACGAGCAGAAGGGGGCGATGGAGAACGCGGAGCTGGAGTGCTACAACAGCCTGGCCG CTTGCCTTCTGCAGATGGAGCTGGTGAACTACGAGCGCGTGAAGGAGTACTGCTTGAAAGTCCTTCTCAAAGAAGGAAAGAACTTCAAGGCTCTTTACCGATCCGGAGTGGCCTACTACCACCTTGGAGACTTCCAGAAGGCCCTGCACTACCTGAAGGAGTCACACAAGCAGGAGCCGTCAG acACCAACGTCATCCGCTACATCCAGCTGACAGAGATGAAGATTCGCCGAAACGCCCAGCGGGAAAAGAAGGAGGCGGCATAA